The Labeo rohita strain BAU-BD-2019 chromosome 14, IGBB_LRoh.1.0, whole genome shotgun sequence genomic interval TAAAtgcgtgattacataatgcgtaaGGTTGAGCTACTGAAAGACTTTAAATCTGTGGTTCACTGAAaatgcagtttggaccttcaatccattgatcaacactatatggagaaaaatcctggaatgttttccacaaaagccttattttttttcaaatgtagaaagaaagacatgaacatcttggatgacatggggatgagttaattctggaagtgaacaaatcctttaagTGTCATTTAAAcattctaatgttttttgggGCCTCTATATATTCCAAAATGGCAAATGGGTTTAAATTTCAGATTAATTTTTAACTGACAAATTTTGTCTTGGAAAGTTGGTCCTAAGAGGCTATTTTTTGGCATGAGGTGTTGCAAGCaatttcagatttaatttttttttagtagacAATGACCAAcctttaaaaatttgaaaaggGCATGTTCATTGACTCCATTCACATCCAGCTTCTCAAATAACTGGAAATTTGGAACGTATCCTTTGCCTGGACGGATATATCTGTGAAGACAAGGAGAAATCTGTTTCATCAGGGGTCTGTCTATAAGGAAAACAAATAGAGACTTTAGAGAGTCATGGCCAGAGAAGTGGCTTCAGATATCACTCCAGAAAAGAGCCTTTAGGTTCAAGATATATGATATGTGCAGTAATTTAAAGGGGATGACAGATGAGAAAGACAAGCTAATTGCACTCTGTCTGATGCTCAGGTAGTTTTGGCTCGTGAGTGATGGCTAGTAACCTCAAGGTTAAAATACTCTTGAGAAACCTTCAGCCTTCAGTGTCTTCTGATTAAAACTTGAGTCATTTATCTTTTGGATGTCTTGCACAATAAGTTTTTAAAACCACACACActtgtgtgttattttaatatttttatactatatagtagtaCTAAAGtagctttagtaattttatgtgcttttgtcatttttttcaaaatatttttatatttaccttttaatgtatttttttagttttagtaagcAAAGTTAATTCAAGtttaagtataaaaataattttcttctaaatacatttttcttttattttacactttagctttatttcaattaacaaaaccGTAACACTGGTTTCACGACCACAGTTTCTTTTTCCAAAGAGTAACATGAACTCACTTTAATCCAGGAagaatttcataattttttccaGGCTCTTGCATCCCAAATTGGTTGCAAGGAAAGCCGAGAATGATGAATCCATAATCTCGGAGCTCCTCTTGTAGTGCATTCAGTTCTATACAGATAACACATAATTCTCAGTCAATACAATTATCATGAACAGGTTTCATATTTGCTCTTCAAGCTTTGCTGTCGTGaggtgtaatatatatatttgcacaaATTAATTTGCAAACATAACTAATATTTGTGTTAAGTCAAATAATTTGCATACTTACCCACATACTGGAAGGTTAGTCCTCAGTAGGTGGCCACATTGACAATGAGGACATACTTCCCAGCATACTGGGAGAATGGGATGTACTGGGTCCCATTTATGGTTTTCGCACCATAGCTGTGTATAGTTTCACTCAAACCTGGGTTACAGACCTGAGACAGACAAATGTAACGCTGTACCACAATTACAAAGTAGggaaacatgaacatgaaaagtataggtaacgctttagattacaacccgcaaagaactacgtaagtaaactgaatttacggtgtacgtttctgtaattgtagtgtacctataaagaacgtacatgtaggtataagggaacaatatgttacgttttggtaatagagagtaacaaccagatatgcaacctgcaaagaactgcgtaagtaaactaaagttacggtgaatgtttcgtatttatattgtacctacgtgtaagtataagggaacaataggttacgttt includes:
- the gpx3 gene encoding glutathione peroxidase 3, with translation MGNQKNPWISALVLVGLLQKVSGLSNTQVCNPGLSETIHSYGAKTINGTQYIPFSQYAGKYVLIVNVATYUGLTFQYVELNALQEELRDYGFIILGFPCNQFGMQEPGKNYEILPGLKYIRPGKGYVPNFQLFEKLDVNGVNEHALFKFLKNACPPVGDSFGNPTNRLFWEPLKVNDIKWNFEKFLVGPDGRPVMRWFPRVNISEIREDILKYFRQLVQRAE